A region of Candidatus Synechococcus calcipolaris G9 DNA encodes the following proteins:
- a CDS encoding transposase, which produces MASFSKIVKSIFKSLSRSDYPVLNSQLNFKIWLTYILDAGLTSMRALFYRLNKSGINVHMSTFSKANKTRTDGSFQRIYAQLIEKVKRKNSAFQHILFPIDSTVITLTSKLFWEQGYHQVKLINGFNLTQNITSECLINFGQEHDAKFRDYILTMIPDNAVALMDRGFAGWDFLDELSQLNHLFIVRSVESRNKTLHFKRQVSPVASQSSSGLLSSVD; this is translated from the coding sequence ATGGCATCATTTTCAAAAATTGTCAAATCAATTTTTAAGTCACTTAGCCGTTCTGACTACCCAGTTCTTAACTCTCAACTGAATTTCAAAATCTGGCTAACCTACATCTTAGATGCAGGCTTGACCAGCATGAGAGCATTGTTTTATCGCTTAAACAAGTCAGGAATAAATGTGCATATGTCCACATTTTCAAAAGCAAATAAAACTCGAACGGATGGCTCTTTTCAGCGAATCTATGCTCAACTAATTGAGAAAGTTAAACGAAAAAATTCTGCCTTTCAGCACATCTTATTTCCCATTGACTCAACAGTGATTACCCTAACCAGTAAGCTTTTTTGGGAGCAAGGGTATCATCAAGTTAAGTTAATCAATGGATTTAATTTAACTCAGAATATCACCAGTGAATGTCTGATCAACTTTGGACAAGAGCACGATGCAAAATTTAGAGACTACATTCTGACAATGATACCGGATAATGCAGTCGCTCTAATGGATAGAGGGTTTGCTGGCTGGGACTTTTTAGATGAGTTAAGTCAACTAAATCACTTATTTATAGTCAGAAGTGTTGAAAGTCGTAATAAAACTTTACACTTCAAGAGACAAGTATCTCCGGTTGCCAGTCAAAGCTCCAGTGGATTACTGAGCAGCGTCGACTGA